In Gymnogyps californianus isolate 813 chromosome 1, ASM1813914v2, whole genome shotgun sequence, the following are encoded in one genomic region:
- the ARAP1 gene encoding arf-GAP with Rho-GAP domain, ANK repeat and PH domain-containing protein 1 — protein MELGRSSPVELGCSSPVELGCSIPTVGQEALEDEEAKIGEYRRLLGTLPTVNRATLKALINHLFRVQRFSRENQMNTHNLAIVFGPTLFQTDGKDYKAGRVVEDLISHYVKIFNVNDQEMKKQQDEIMAIMKMREAASSGTQQAGDFICTVYLEEKKTEAEQHVKIPATMTAEELTFEILDRRKIVMKEKDYWSCFEVNEREEAERPLHYSEKVLPILHCLGTESYLVVKKQMSMENMLIYLASRVGDCKHGMMKFREERNLLGLGLSTGFHDRYFILNHTCLRLYKEVRSLKQRTPPLENSHKPEKEWPVRNLKVYLGIKKKLRPPTCWGFTVFYENEKHEKQQWYLCCDTQADLREWFATFLHVQNGGALWPSETSKVRASRSQQDSRLGNISLIPLRGNESEMRNSVAAFATDPLTLLRNV, from the exons ATGGAGCTGGGACGCTCCAGCCCCGTGGAGCTGGGATGCTCCAGCCCCGTGGAGCTGGGATGCTCCATCCCCacagtggggcaggagg CGCTGGAGGACGAGGAGGCGAAGATCGGCGAGTACCGGCGGCTCCTGGGCACCCTCCCCACGGTGAATCGGGCCACACTGAAGGCGCTCATCAACCACCTCTTTCG GGTCCAGCGCTTCTCCAGGGAGAACCAGATGAACACGCACAACCTGGCCATCGTCTTTGGGCCCACGCTCTTCCAAACGGACGGGAAAGACTACAAGGCGGGACGCGTGGTGGAGGACCTCATCAGCCACTACGTGAAGATCTTTAAC GTCAACGACCAAGAgatgaagaagcagcaggacgAGATCATGGCCATCATGAAGATGCGGGAGGCAGCGTCCAGTGGGACACAG CAAGCCGGGGACTTCATCTGCACTGTCTACCTGGAGGAGAAGAAgacagaggcagagcagcacgTCAAG ATCCCGGCCACGATGACAGCTGAGGAGCTCACCTTTGAGATCCTAGACCGGAGGAAAATCGTCATGAAGGAGAAGGACTATTGGAGCTGCTTCGAGGTGAAcgagagggaggaggcag AACGGCCCTTGCACTACTCGGAAAAAGTCCTGCCCATTTTGCACTGCCTGGGGACGGAGAGCTACCTGGTGGTGAAGAAGCAGATGTCCATGGAGAACATGCTCATCTACCTCG CCAGCAGAGTGGGCGACTGCAAGCACGGCATGATGAAGTTTCGGGAGGAGAGGAACCTGCTGGGGCTCGGCCTGAGCACCGGCTTCCACGACCGCTACTTCATCCTCAACCACACCTGCCTGCGCCTCTACAAGGAAGTGCGG AGCCTGAAGCAGCGGACCCCCCCCTTGGAGAAC AGCCACAAGCCGGAGAAGGAGTGGCCCGTCAGGAACCTGAAGGTTTACCTGGGCATTAAGAAGAAGCTTCGGCCCCCGACGTG CTGGGGCTTTACGGTCTTCTACGAAAACGAGAAGCACGAGAAGCAGCAATG GTACCTGTGCTGCGACACCCAGGCCGATCTGCGGGAGTGGTTCGCCACCTTCCTCCACGTGCAG AACGGCGGGGCCCTGTGGCCCTCGGAGACCTCCAAGGTGCGGGCGTCGCGGTCGCAGCAGGACTCCAGGTTGGGTAACATCTCCCTCATCCCGCTGCGGGGCAATGAGAGTGAGATGAGGAACAGTGTGGCTGCTTTTGCTACTGACCCGCTAACC CTCCTGCGAAACGTCTGA